The DNA sequence GATTGCGGATCGCGTGAAGCGCCTTGGCGAAATCGGTTCGACCTTCTAGAGGTGCTGATCGGTTGCGTACGTTGCGTGCGCTGAGGGACCGCTAGCGCTGCAGCTCTGCCTCGATAGCGGGGGAGAGGGTGCCGCGCCCGGTGACGGTGATCTCGCCCATACCTTGCCAGTGCGCAATTTCGCGCAGGGTGGGCACGATGCGTTCGGCGAGGGCTCCAGTGCCGCCGGGTGCGGCGTCGAGACCGTCTTCGTGCCAGGCGGATTGCACGCGCAGTACACCCGCTTGGCGATCGGTCTTGAGGTCGATGCGGCCGACGAGCGCGTCATCCACGAGCACCGGCAGCGAGTAGTAGCCGAACTGGCGCTGTGGCTCGGGCGTGTAAATCTCGATGCGATAGTGGAACCCGAACATGCGCTCGGCACGTTTGCGATCCCACACCACAGGGTCGAAGGGCGAGAGCAGGGCGACGTGTTCGATGCGGCGGGGGATGCGCGCCTCCCGGTGCAGCCAGGCGGGCTGATCCCAGCCGCGCACGGTTACGGGAACGAGCTCGCCGGCATCCGCTAGCTCAGCGATTGCCGGGCGAACGTCGGCATTTTTGAGTCGAAAGTAGTCGGCGAGGTCGGATGCCGTGCCCACGCCCAGCGCTCGTGCCGATTCAGCAACCAGGGCGCGATGCGCGTCGGCGCGGCTCACCTCACGCTCGCGCAGCTCGGTCGGAACCACGTGCTCGGTGAGCGCGTAGGTGCGTTCGAAGCGGGTGCGGCCGGCGGTGACGACGTCGCCCCAGCGGAACAGCATTTCGAGGCCTTGCTTCACGTCAGACCAGCCCCACCAGGGCCCGGTGCGGCGGTTGGCGTCGTGCTCGATCTCGCGAGCGGTGACGGGGCCGGTGGTGGCGAGTTCTTCGCGCAACCACTGCAGCATGGGCTGGTTCTCGCGCACCCATTCGTAGCGCTCGGCGTCGCGTTCGCGCAGCGACTCCATCTTCCAGCGCCATAGCGGCCACGACTCGAGCGGAATCAGGGCGGCTTCGTGCGCCCAGTATTCGACGTACCGGCCGGGCGTGCGCGCGGTTGGTTTGCGGAACGTCAGCGCATCGAGCGCGGCCTTGTCGTAGTGGCCGAGGCGGGCAAACACCGGCTGATAGTGGCTGCGCTCGAACACGTTGACCGAGTCGAGCTGCAGTAGCCGGATGCGATCAAACAGCAGATTGAGCTGGCGCGTTCCCGCAGGATTAGCCGCAGTCGCGGTGCCGCGCCCAAAGCCTTGGGCAGCG is a window from the Salinibacterium sp. NK8237 genome containing:
- a CDS encoding winged helix-turn-helix domain-containing protein gives rise to the protein MVDSLFAAQARRALLAAQGFGRGTATAANPAGTRQLNLLFDRIRLLQLDSVNVFERSHYQPVFARLGHYDKAALDALTFRKPTARTPGRYVEYWAHEAALIPLESWPLWRWKMESLRERDAERYEWVRENQPMLQWLREELATTGPVTAREIEHDANRRTGPWWGWSDVKQGLEMLFRWGDVVTAGRTRFERTYALTEHVVPTELREREVSRADAHRALVAESARALGVGTASDLADYFRLKNADVRPAIAELADAGELVPVTVRGWDQPAWLHREARIPRRIEHVALLSPFDPVVWDRKRAERMFGFHYRIEIYTPEPQRQFGYYSLPVLVDDALVGRIDLKTDRQAGVLRVQSAWHEDGLDAAPGGTGALAERIVPTLREIAHWQGMGEITVTGRGTLSPAIEAELQR